The genomic window ATCTTCAATTCACTAGCTTCCAATCCAGTTTTCTGAACAAGAGCTTTCTTCACATCCCCTAGTTATCACATTCGAGCTTAAACATATCAATCTTCAACTACACTAACACAActtcaacaaaaactaaatagagcaagaaaaatttcataatgAATCACGCTAAATTCTCTCAGGCTTCGATTATTTGGAATTTTCAGGCGATGGATCAGAAACGGAGCTGAGAGTTTTGTTACCGAAAGTGGCGTGAGCAGAAATATGAAGATCGTGGTGCGATGAGCCATGAGAAACAGTGATTCTGATGGTTTGAGCAAAAGCGGCGGAAGCAGAGTCGGGATCCTGGAGAGGTTTGTGGTCGGAGGAAGCGGCGTCGTCTCTTCGTTGGACGAGCATACCACCAGGTCTCACCTCCCATTCCGATTCTTCGGTTGAATTATGCATCATCGTTTTTCGACAATGAATCGGAGTATGAGATTAAAGTATAAAACCCTTTgggccaaaaaaaattagggttttcctTGTCAGGGTATTGATAGACGGATGATGCACACCTCctcaaaacatacaaattctCCTGATAACACACATGTGTTTcaattgttatatatttgtcttttttggtAATTAGAATTTTTAAGGACTAAATGAACCaaatattttcagaaattgtaacaatattttttttcttcttaatatagatgttttggtttttcacatatgatgatgatttgtgAAAcgtcagaaaaaaaaaatcaataagtTTAAGATTGCCAAAAATAGGTAACGACTGATTTTGGATCCAGCCAACCGGCCCTGGATGGAATGATTCAGTGtcaatgtatatgtatataactcACGCTTTGGCAGGATTTGAGGCAGGATTTGAACAAGCCCAATTTTAGACAGGTCGGCCGAACCGCCACAATGCATATAGTGAGAGATTTAACTTGATATGGTCCCCAACCAAAAGAACTTATAGGCCTAAAATCTGAACTTTCTctgaaccaaaaaacaaaaactatctACGAGGAATATGGAATAATCTAGTTAGTATAGGGCAGCAAGTATAGTAATGGTGATTTGTCCCATATTCAAAATGGACCAAGCACACAATAGCAATCGAATATAGTAGTGACAAATATCGTAATGCTCTTGTTCCATACTTGATAGTCAGTATTTTTGATGACTCAATCATATACCACTCGTTCCATACTTGATAGTCAGTTTTTGTTGACTGAATCATATACCACCCACGATAAATTTGCTATACAATGAGAGACTGATGCATATATAAAGATGCACttaaaaaaagcaaaagcaatagCGTAACTGCGGAACACTTCAAACTACAGCTACATTAGTAGACTAGTAGTTGGTTATCAACCAACAAGCCTAAGAGAAGTGCCAAAACAGAAGCCAATGCCATGATTCTAGAGGCAAAAACTAGGCACCTAATCGACTCAGAAAGTACAAACTTGAAATCTCCAGGGCCAGAATTGCCTAGTTGAAACATAAGATGCATAAAAGGAATGCATGACCATCTTCAAGATTGTCAACAAGCTCAACccatatttataaaacaacaaagaaagagcTTGGAACCTCCAGAACAACTAAGAGGAAGCTCTGAAAGACCTGTATGTTCAACTCTTTTGGCTATAGTACCTAGTCATGATAAGAATAAGGTCACACAAGCTACAACTTTGGTGATACGTTTACAATTATATACCCACGACCTGATGAAGCTAATAAGATTCACTAGATCAATCTAATCTGTGTGCAGCAACAAAACATAGCTTCTCTAATCTGTGTgcacatcaacaacaaacaaaacatccAACAACACAATGAATCAAGCAGCATATTTGATCCCTCGTCAAAGTGTTCTTTATTTGATCAACACAACAAGAAAGTAGATTAGCTTATAGCTTTGTGGAATCAAACAAAGCTATTGTATAGTGTATCACATTTCTCCACTTAATTCTCAAATAgactcaaaaatcaaatctctgtTTTCCAGGAATATAACATTCCAATCTTCCTACTCTTTTCCAGAAACTATAATCAAATATAACCTTATAAGATGAACAATACTCACCAAAAGCTCGAACTTGgggaaaattttgattaactTAAAAAGAATGAAGTTTATACCAATCTAAGAAGCCGCAACTTCAGCAGCTTGTTCAGTCGCCGCCGCttcaataattttcttattcttctcaATCGCCGCCGCAACTTCCTGTGGCATATACTTCTCATCATGCTTAGCCAAAACTTCAGTCGCCGAGAAGAAACAATCGAGGTTCCTAGCTTTCTTCGAAATAGGTTTTGTAGAAACTTCCTTCCTTACTTCATCTGTATACGGCTTAATGAATCCTTCAACCACAACTGAATGACCTTCCCTAAACAGATCCGGCAAAGATCCTTTATACCTAACCAAAATATCAGTGATCAGATCAGTGATCACAAACTCCATCTCCTGTGACGCCGCCGGCTGCGCAACGCTACCTTCTAGAACCAAACCACCGAGTCTgaatttgttctttgttggATTCTCTGCGAATTTCTCCATAGCGTCTGATGGCGTTAGGTAGAAGACAAGCTGATCCTGAAATTGGTTAAGGACGATAACTACGAATCCGGCGATGCAGCTGAAGGTTAGCGCGTAGGTCCATAAACGGCGATTCTGCATCTGACGCGCTTTGGCTCCGATATCGATTTTCTTAGGACGTGTTGGACCGCGACGAGCGATGGAGAGAGATCGGAGGAAGGTTAAGGATGATAATCGCGATGGATCTGGTGAGGCGGTGGTCAATGAGTGAAAAATCGGGCAAGGTGGTGATTCGAATGACGATGAGATTTGAGGATTTCGTTGAATTGATCGGAGGATTTGAGAACTTCGACGGAACAATAACCTAGCTGCCATTTTCCGGGAAGATTGATTTTTCCTCGTGGGAATCAATCAAATTCCCGAGAGCGAGAGGTTTATGGGGTTTTctggaaaaatgaaaaagaagccACAAGCCGCCCCACTGAAGAACTATGGACCACGTCAAGAACCCTCTCTGTGGTTTAGAGGGTTCAATCACAATTTCTTAAGTGAAATTCTGATTACTATTCGTTACAATCTCAAAATCAACCAATCCAAAAATCTGTATAAGCTTCGATTATTGAAGAgctgagtttttttcttctgtcaCAAATATTTCTCTTCTGTGGGATCAAATCCTTACCACGTAAACACATTCAAAGAGTAGTTTGTTGGTAACAAGTGTTTCTAAACAGAGTTATTGTTATAGCCTGAAACCAGATAAGTATTTTTGATTAGAGAATGAGATAAGATTAGGACAAGCaaagaaatgatgatgaaaagtGCTTTGTGCAAAAATATGCACAAAGGTGGTAaactattgtttgtttttttttgtttaagaagaGACTCTCTTGAAACCCAAACATACAACGAAAGAGGTACCTCAAGTttcaaaaattctttaaaagaaacaaagacaaatcTTCCTACTCATTCTTGAGCATTACTACTTGCGTCCATTGGCTCAGCCTCTGTTGAAGCCTCTCCTTTCTCTCCCGCCTTTTGGGCTGCAAAACACCAAATTGAACCTTTTTAATCAACATGTGGATCACGTCATATAAGGTAAAAGTctggaaatttattttaagttcttacctttcttcttctttccaccacctttcttcttcttgatgcCCAAAGCTAACCACCCTTTGATCTCAGGGTCTTCGATGGTCTTTTTAGGAAGTTCCTGAAGTGTATGTGAAGTGATCCTATCTGATCCATTTGGCATCAGCAAAACTGTGAACTTAATCTGAGCAACAAAATCCCCTGGTAGAAAACCAAAACGACATGAGCCTTGATATCAAGATTCAGATAAAAGAGGTTTATAGATTCAAAACCCTTTCATCATCCTTACCAGGCTTCTCGTAAAGAACAGGATATGGTTGCAAATGACCATGGTTCACACACTCCACAAGTCCAAGCCGTGCCCTTTTCTCCTCCAGTGACCTGTATTGATAATACTCTCAGGTAACGTTAGCAAGTGAGATAATAGTTTAAGGAATATAAAATGCTTCAGAAGGTACAAAAGACACCTTGCAGTGAATGGCATACGGGGGAAGTTCTGTTTAATTTCGCTGATTATGAATCTGGAGGCCTTCATCTTCAACTGATAGTTAACactttcatctttcttgtaAATAGTTGTTTGCTTCTCGTCTAATAGCTTTGGCTGCAAAGTCAAAGATTGTGAGAACAATGGCAATAGACAAAGGTTCACCAATAGTGATCGGGATGcgataaacaaaagaaattaccTTGCCATCACCAGTACTTGCCACAATATCTATTGCATAGACTTCATTCTCTTCAAATTCCACTTCGTCAACAGTTGTTTCAGGGCTGGATACACTAAGCACAACCTTGTTTCCATCTATCACATGCTGTTTCAGCTGGTGGGAAAGAACACCTTCAACAATTTTGCAGTCATAAGCTGCAGCTACCTTCTGAATAGCTTCAGTTACATCAGTGTTCTGCgataagaaaaacagaatATCAATGTCTTGATTGCAATATGTTGTAGTACTAAACAAGAAACTACAAACTCGTAGCaagaaactttattttaaagaacTTTCCCACATCAGAGTAACTACGGCCTCATTTGGATGCGAATCCATAACAATTACGGTCTTCATCCAGAAATCTTTTCCCAAAACAATTTACATTTGAAGTccgctaaaaaaaaaaagcatcgTGCAAGACCAAGAGAGGAAAACCTTAGACAAAGTTCCAACATCTCATAGTAAATCCAACGAGGGATCAGACTAAAAATCAGAATAAGAAAAATCCCATCAGAGTAACTATGACAAAAAAGCATCATATGGATAATAATCCATAGCCATTTATTAAGTGTTCATCATCTGGGTTTTGTAAAACCTTGACAATCATTCAAGAGGCAGTTATAGTACCAAAAGCCTATAGTTTCAAGTTTAATGTAAGAGTAAAACTGATGATACCTTTTTTCCAGGACGTACGAGCCTTAGAGCAACATCAGCTGCAGTATTTGCGGCAGCGATAACATCAGCCTTACGCCCACTAAGAGGCCCTTCTTGAAGAACATGTGTGTGACCAACAAGGGCAATGAACCCATCAATATGACATCCCATATCGCTGCAATTGAGAAACGCAAAACAACATCAGAAATAACACAGGTGAATCATACAGAAACATCTAAAAACAGGTATTACTTGAAGACAACTTACATTTTAACCATGTCACCATCTTCCAACACAGACTCATCACTAGCAAGCGGTGAAAAATGACCAACAGTGTTGTTCACAGAAATGCATGTAGGGAACGCAACACCTctctcaatcttcttcttagaaTTCTTGTACATGCTTGCTGTTTGCCTTtaatacaaaaacagaagaaagaacaaacacataaatatCTAAGAGTAATCCAAGGTCGAATCTACATTAAGAACAAATTGAGATATACTCACTCTTTAATAAAAGAGTCTCCTTTCTCACAGATATCAACAATCTTAGCTTTTGGTTTGCATTCAGCTAAAACAACCTGTAACGCCTCTGCAATTGAAAACCCAACAGAAATCAATACTCGATAAAGCTACAccttcaaaaccctaaatccaaatcggacttaaaacaagaaaggaagaaagagaggGTGTATTACTGTTAACGATCTCAGCGGCGCTCTTGTACTTGGTGACGACTTCAGGAGAGGTAAGACTCAGCTCCTTCTCGTCTCTCTCATCGTCCGAACTCATCTCTGATAACTCTCGAGAATCGAAACAGGGGAAGCAAAAATGTTAGGGTTTAAGGAGGAGCGATTGGGGGAAAACtggtggagaaggagagaaatgAAAGTGTTGGCTCAAATAAAGGTACTAGGGTTTTCGCTATGTgtgctctcttcttctaacGATGCCGTTTTGGATTAATCCTGTAACGCTTTTTCTTAATTGCGTTACTTTTGTACTCCAGTATGGGCCGAAGAAGGGAAGCTGTTTCAGAATTGTGGCCACTAAACATTTACCCTTAACCGGGCCCATATAAGCCCACGTCAAGTGGCGCTTATACGCTCTCCGTAAGAGAGCCAACATTTGGTATGTAATGTTGCAAATTATTCTTCAAGacaataaattcaaatataattcaaTATTGTCCAAATATAGTGATGTACTTCAGTTGTGCACATAGAAACTCCACTAAACCAACTTTTAGATAGATGCATTCAcaaattttcaacaatgtcGCGAAAGTCTAATCCACACCAGATtctaacattttaattattatatttaactATACATACTCTAATCAGCATGAGTCAAACGTGTACAATAGCCCAAGCATATAATAAGACCAAAGTCAAACTCAAATAAATGTCTCCAAActcaaaacttgaaaaagaCCTAATTATTACATGGTAGATATGACTTTGTCGACAAGTAAACCAACTAATCCTCGAAGCTACCTTCTCTTCCCAGTTATTATGTGTGATCGATTTataaatctcttcttctaataacacctatatttttcttatgatgtgaataaatataaaacttttaactttaaaacatatttatccGAAATATTGCACTTAGATTtcaaatagataaataatagTACTATCTAACTGATATTGAAAAGACCTAACACGGAAAacagttttataaaaaatccCAAATGTGGGTAATTATCTTGATTTCTTGGGGGAAACAGAAAATGGATTAAGATTAATCGGAGTCGTGTCAAGCAGCTCGTTAATAACTGTAGCAAGTTGACTGAGTAAGCATCAACGTGTCATCTCCGTAAAGCCCATTATTTCTAGTCTCGCCGCGTCTTCTCTTCCACGTAGCACTTcactttttctctccttttgtttcctttggaACACAAACGTTTCTATTTATAGGAATAATTACGTCGTCCGTATCTGTGTCGGAACATAGATCCAAATTAAAAGCAACTTACTTAATTACATATCGTtcgtgtttttttcttcaaaaaatgGCGTCAAAGCAACTGAGCAGAGAAGAGCTTGATGAGAAGGCGAAGCAAGGAGAGACCGTCGTCCCAGGTGGCACCGGTGGCCACAGCCTCGAAGCTCAAGAGCATCTTGCTGAAGGTATTGCCGTAAATTACAACTTTTCCacactctttttattttctttagttcGTAAGTAATGGTTTTATAAGGCTAGAAACATTAGATCTTAATATCTTAAGATAAGATTAATCTACTTATTACGAACCTAAAGTTTACTCTATGATCTCCATGTTTCATGGAATGCATGTATGTACACTTGTTAGGAAGGAGCAAGGGAGGGCAGACGAGGAAGGAGCAGCTAGGACATGAAGGTTATCAGGAGATCGGTCACAAAGGTGGAGAGGCGAGGAAGGAGCAGTTAGGGCACGAGGGTTATCAGGAGATGGGTCACAAAGGTGGAGAGGCGAGGAAGGAGCAGCTAGGGCACGAGGGTTATCAGGAGATGGGACACAAAGGAGGAGAGGCGAGGAAGGAGCAGCTAGGGCACGAGGGTTATAAGGAGATGGGACGTAAAGGAGGACTCAGTACGATGGAAAAATCTGGTGGAGAGCGTGCGGAGGAAGAAGGGATTGAGATCGATGAGTCAAAGTTCACCAACAAGTGATAGTAGTTACGAGCTACTAGTGTCCGCTGCAACAGTCTGTTATATATCATCTAATAAGTAACCTGCTTGTAGGTTCCGTGTTTGGCAGCGTGGATTTTAACTAGGGTCTAATGTAGCGCGTTTaggttttttgtgttttatatgTGTGTGATATAACTATGTATGGCTTGTACTAACGGCAGTGTTGTACCGTTCAAATGGTATGCGGTTATGTTATGTAATGCGGTTGCCGGTTGGTTTTACTTCGTGTCTTACTTGTGATAGTATGTTGTGTCCAACAACGTGAGACTTGATATGTTAAGATTGCAGCATATCAAATGGCTgtagaatagaaaaaaatcaggTAGTAATAACACAGTTTCAAGTTGTTAAATAACATATGTATAGTCTAGTCTTTGTAGTTTCTCAAATTAATTGTATGAAGTTAGTTGGGTTACTAGCTAGTTGTTAGATTTAgattataaaaagtttgaggAAGTatcatttttgtatattaCTGTTTTTATGTGGATACATGTTTAGAATCAATACAAAAAGTGATGAAAATAGTTAAAATCCActacagaaaacaaaaacattctgAAAGCAGAGAAGTGACAGAACTAACATAAACCCCAATCCTCGATATGAGCAGGAAATGCAAAAATGGAGCGCAAATACGGTAACATCAATTACAATTTCTCAGCCGTTTTGCTAAATTGATACAACAGGAGTTGTTTCTAGTAATAACGGTACATacattttacaaaatcttttaaactaGTTGATGCCATCACTTGCCCACATTTGATGTGTCAACACCTCTGCTTTCGACAAAACCCCATCAAAATACGCCTTTTTCAGTGTTGCGATGCTAATGCCGTTACAAATATTCCGAGCACCAAGAATGGCTGCGCGCTTGCCTGTAATCAAGATGAGTGTTTCAAGCAACTTCTGATTAAGAGACCTCTCAAAGATATTtcaaaagaacacaaacatGTGTACTAAGTTGACTTACCTGGTACTTGACGTCGTATTTGACAGGGTCCTTGAGAAAGTATTTAAACTGCAGTTTATAGAAGCGAGTGTAGCAATCAGACGAGTGACAagaatttgattaattataatgTGAGACTGTTAACGTCTTTACCTGGAACACAATCTGAGGAATGATCAAAGCAACCAACGCCAACGCATAATAAGGTTTCCCAGATGCTAATAGATATCCTGCAACCAAAATAGACATATACTAATGATGATCTCTACCTTTGATTTGGTTCTATAACAATGATTGTGTAACTCATCCACTAGTAAAAGTACAAATGAAGATATAAGTTCTGTTATTTCATGACACTGTTGAAAATACTTGTTTTAGAAGCATGAAATGAAAATCCATCAATCACACTAATGAAACATAAAAGTAGATGCCTCCTCTTCATTAGCTCATTTCATTAGAATgtacttttatgttttgccTTTGTTGATTCAGCTTCATTAATTTGTGCTTT from Arabidopsis thaliana chromosome 3, partial sequence includes these protein-coding regions:
- the ATG2 gene encoding metallopeptidase M24 family protein (ATG2; FUNCTIONS IN: metalloexopeptidase activity, aminopeptidase activity; INVOLVED IN: proteolysis, cellular process; EXPRESSED IN: 22 plant structures; EXPRESSED DURING: 13 growth stages; CONTAINS InterPro DOMAIN/s: Peptidase M24, structural domain (InterPro:IPR000994), Proliferation-associated protein 1 (InterPro:IPR004545), Peptidase M24, methionine aminopeptidase (InterPro:IPR001714); BEST Arabidopsis thaliana protein match is: methionine aminopeptidase 2A (TAIR:AT2G44180.1).) encodes the protein MSSDDERDEKELSLTSPEVVTKYKSAAEIVNKALQVVLAECKPKAKIVDICEKGDSFIKEQTASMYKNSKKKIERGVAFPTCISVNNTVGHFSPLASDESVLEDGDMVKIDMGCHIDGFIALVGHTHVLQEGPLSGRKADVIAAANTAADVALRLVRPGKKNTDVTEAIQKVAAAYDCKIVEGVLSHQLKQHVIDGNKVVLSVSSPETTVDEVEFEENEVYAIDIVASTGDGKPKLLDEKQTTIYKKDESVNYQLKMKASRFIISEIKQNFPRMPFTARSLEEKRARLGLVECVNHGHLQPYPVLYEKPGDFVAQIKFTVLLMPNGSDRITSHTLQELPKKTIEDPEIKGWLALGIKKKKAQKAGEKGEASTEAEPMDASSNAQE
- the EM1 gene encoding Stress induced protein (LATE EMBRYOGENESIS ABUNDANT 1 (EM1); FUNCTIONS IN: molecular_function unknown; INVOLVED IN: response to abscisic acid stimulus, embryo development ending in seed dormancy; LOCATED IN: cellular_component unknown; EXPRESSED IN: embryo, seed; EXPRESSED DURING: dry seed stage, seedling growth, seed maturation stage; CONTAINS InterPro DOMAIN/s: Late embryogenesis abundant protein, group 5, conserved site (InterPro:IPR022377), Stress induced protein (InterPro:IPR000389); BEST Arabidopsis thaliana protein match is: Stress induced protein (TAIR:AT2G40170.1); Has 1194 Blast hits to 542 proteins in 139 species: Archae - 84; Bacteria - 323; Metazoa - 232; Fungi - 23; Plants - 322; Viruses - 14; Other Eukaryotes - 196 (source: NCBI BLink).), with amino-acid sequence MASKQLSREELDEKAKQGETVVPGGTGGHSLEAQEHLAEGRSKGGQTRKEQLGHEGYQEIGHKGGEARKEQLGHEGYQEMGHKGGEARKEQLGHEGYQEMGHKGGEARKEQLGHEGYKEMGRKGGLSTMEKSGGERAEEEGIEIDESKFTNK
- the G1 gene encoding transmembrane protein G1P-related 1 (transmembrane protein G1P-related 1 (TG1); FUNCTIONS IN: molecular_function unknown; INVOLVED IN: cytochrome complex assembly, protein-heme linkage; LOCATED IN: plasma membrane; EXPRESSED IN: 22 plant structures; EXPRESSED DURING: 13 growth stages; CONTAINS InterPro DOMAIN/s: CcmE/CycJ protein (InterPro:IPR004329), Nucleic acid-binding, OB-fold (InterPro:IPR012340); Has 3203 Blast hits to 3203 proteins in 811 species: Archae - 0; Bacteria - 1840; Metazoa - 0; Fungi - 0; Plants - 22; Viruses - 0; Other Eukaryotes - 1341 (source: NCBI BLink).) yields the protein MAARLLFRRSSQILRSIQRNPQISSSFESPPCPIFHSLTTASPDPSRLSSLTFLRSLSIARRGPTRPKKIDIGAKARQMQNRRLWTYALTFSCIAGFVVIVLNQFQDQLVFYLTPSDAMEKFAENPTKNKFRLGGLVLEGSVAQPAASQEMEFVITDLITDILVRYKGSLPDLFREGHSVVVEGFIKPYTDEVRKEVSTKPISKKARNLDCFFSATEVLAKHDEKYMPQEVAAAIEKNKKIIEAAATEQAAEVAAS
- the ATG2 gene encoding metallopeptidase M24 family protein (ATG2; FUNCTIONS IN: metalloexopeptidase activity, aminopeptidase activity; INVOLVED IN: proteolysis, cellular process; LOCATED IN: nucleolus, plasma membrane; EXPRESSED IN: 23 plant structures; EXPRESSED DURING: 14 growth stages; CONTAINS InterPro DOMAIN/s: Peptidase M24, structural domain (InterPro:IPR000994), Proliferation-associated protein 1 (InterPro:IPR004545), Peptidase M24, methionine aminopeptidase (InterPro:IPR001714); BEST Arabidopsis thaliana protein match is: methionine aminopeptidase 2A (TAIR:AT2G44180.1); Has 7405 Blast hits to 7404 proteins in 2313 species: Archae - 229; Bacteria - 4673; Metazoa - 502; Fungi - 534; Plants - 197; Viruses - 0; Other Eukaryotes - 1270 (source: NCBI BLink).) — protein: MSSDDERDEKELSLTSPEVVTKYKSAAEIVNKALQVVLAECKPKAKIVDICEKGDSFIKEQTASMYKNSKKKIERGVAFPTCISVNNTVGHFSPLASDESVLEDGDMVKIDMGCHIDGFIALVGHTHVLQEGPLSGRKADVIAAANTAADVALRLVRPGKKNTDVTEAIQKVAAAYDCKIVEGVLSHQLKQHVIDGNKVVLSVSSPETTVDEVEFEENEVYAIDIVASTGDGKPKLLDEKQTTIYKKDESVNYQLKMKASRFIISEIKQNFPRMPFTARSLEEKRARLGLVECVNHGHLQPYPVLYEKPGDFVAQIKFTVLLMPNGSDRITSHTLQELPKKTIEDPEIKGWLALGIKKKKGGGKKKKAQKAGEKGEASTEAEPMDASSNAQE
- the EM1 gene encoding Stress induced protein, with translation MASKQLSREELDEKAKQGETVVPGGTGGHSLEAQEHLAEGRSKGGQTRKEQLGHEGYQEIGHKGGEARKEQLGHEGYKEMGRKGGLSTMEKSGGERAEEEGIEIDESKFTNK
- the ATG2 gene encoding metallopeptidase M24 family protein (ATG2; FUNCTIONS IN: metalloexopeptidase activity, aminopeptidase activity; INVOLVED IN: proteolysis, cellular process; LOCATED IN: nucleolus, plasma membrane; EXPRESSED IN: 23 plant structures; EXPRESSED DURING: 14 growth stages; CONTAINS InterPro DOMAIN/s: Peptidase M24, structural domain (InterPro:IPR000994), Proliferation-associated protein 1 (InterPro:IPR004545), Peptidase M24, methionine aminopeptidase (InterPro:IPR001714); BEST Arabidopsis thaliana protein match is: methionine aminopeptidase 2A (TAIR:AT2G44180.1); Has 7345 Blast hits to 7344 proteins in 2293 species: Archae - 229; Bacteria - 4620; Metazoa - 502; Fungi - 534; Plants - 197; Viruses - 0; Other Eukaryotes - 1263 (source: NCBI BLink).); the protein is MSSDDERDEKELSLTSPEVVTKYKSAAEIVNKALQVVLAECKPKAKIVDICEKGDSFIKEQTASMYKNSKKKIERGVAFPTCISVNNTVGHFSPLASDESVLEDGDMVKIDMGCHIDGFIALVGHTHVLQEGPLSGRKADVIAAANTAADVALRLVRPGKKNTDVTEAIQKVAAAYDCKIVEGVLSHQLKQHVIDGNKVVLSVSSPETTVDEVEFEENEVYAIDIVASTGDGKPKLLDEKQTTIYKKDESVNYQLKMKASRFIISEIKQNFPRMPFTARSLEEKRARLGLVECVNHGHLQPYPVLYEKPGSCRFGFLPGDFVAQIKFTVLLMPNGSDRITSHTLQELPKKTIEDPEIKGWLALGIKKKKGGGKKKKAQKAGEKGEASTEAEPMDASSNAQE